From the genome of Spinacia oleracea cultivar Varoflay chromosome 2, BTI_SOV_V1, whole genome shotgun sequence, one region includes:
- the LOC110787936 gene encoding nuclear transcription factor Y subunit B-3, with protein MADSDNESGGGGGGGRELSAREQDRFLPIANVSRIMKKALPANAKISKDAKETVQECVSEFISFITGEASDKCQREKRKTINGDDLLWAMTTLGFEEYVEPLKVYLHKYRELEGEKMTVSGGRPGEKDGSSGGGGGYDGGGGGNSGGGNSGGGGGGIYGGMMMMGHQGQVYGSGSYQHHQMETNTGNSSSGGGATTAVKIR; from the coding sequence ATGGCTGATTCCGACAACGAGTCCGGCGGGGGAGGCGGCGGCGGACGCGAACTCTCCGCCCGAGAGCAAGACCGGTTCCTTCCGATCGCGAATGTGAGCAGAATCATGAAGAAGGCGTTACCGGCGAACGCGAAAATCTCGAAAGACGCGAAGGAAACCGTGCAGGAGTGTGTCTCGGAGTTTATTAGTTTCATCACCGGCGAAGCTTCCGACAAGTGTCAGAGGGAGAAGCGGAAGACGATCAACGGTGACGATCTTTTATGGGCCATGACGACGTTAGGGTTTGAGGAGTATGTGGAGCCGTTGAAGGTTTATTTACACAAGTATAGGGAGTTGGAAGGAGAGAAGATGACTGTTTCCGGTGGACGTCCCGGTGAGAAGGACGGATCTTCCGGTGGAGGTGGTGGTTATGATGGTGGAGGCGGTGGTAATAGTGGTGGTGGGAATAGTGGAGGCGGAGGTGGAGGTATATATggtgggatgatgatgatggggCATCAAGGACAAGTGTATGGGTCTGGTTCttatcaacatcaccaaatgGAGACGAATACAGGTAACTCGAGTAGCGGTGGCGGAGCGACCACCGCTGTTAAAATAAGGTAG